In one window of Poriferisphaera corsica DNA:
- a CDS encoding glycosyltransferase, producing MRVLMLGWEFPPFISGGLGTACHGLTKALGKCGVDITFVLPKAIDSELTSHVNLLAPQTTPTGNPPGKRSAEEVAATFTYEQLAYDEPSTEDFSHVTFQAIPAKVPAPYQQSKPAASSSFFAPPTEMAKQYDQRHTSHKAGPAIRTSPRPGFSSDQATPTSHPVAHEPGSEVEYDGDLYAAAKRYAALTLDLCRNNHDFDVVHAHDWLTFPAGIAASQALSLPLVVHIHSTEFDRAGDNINQAIYAIEKQGLHAATAIIAVSHLTKSIVCNRYDIPPEKVHVVYNGIDNGVITPIQAARPRTIDRNDKIALFLGRITHQKGPEYFVEAAKKVLEKIDNIKFIMAGSGDKTREVIELAAKHGIGNKVLFTGFLRGNDVQRVFQMADVYVMPSVSEPFGIAALEAIRQDVPVIVSKTSGVAEVVRHALKVDFWDTHAIADRIVNVLTRPPLAAELRKHADLELRKLTWDGAAIKTTELYTQLTPTALHS from the coding sequence ATGCGAGTTCTCATGCTAGGTTGGGAGTTTCCTCCCTTTATCTCCGGTGGCCTCGGCACCGCATGCCATGGCCTCACCAAAGCCCTCGGCAAGTGTGGCGTCGATATCACATTCGTACTCCCCAAAGCCATCGACTCCGAACTGACTTCACACGTCAACCTCCTTGCCCCCCAAACCACCCCCACAGGCAATCCCCCCGGCAAACGCTCCGCCGAAGAAGTCGCCGCTACCTTCACTTACGAACAACTCGCCTACGACGAGCCTTCCACCGAAGATTTCTCCCACGTCACCTTCCAAGCCATCCCCGCCAAGGTGCCCGCCCCCTATCAACAATCCAAGCCCGCCGCCTCCTCATCTTTCTTCGCGCCGCCCACCGAGATGGCCAAGCAATACGATCAACGCCATACCTCGCATAAAGCTGGCCCCGCCATCCGTACCTCCCCGCGGCCTGGCTTCTCTTCCGATCAAGCCACACCTACTTCACACCCCGTCGCGCATGAGCCCGGCTCCGAAGTTGAATACGACGGCGACCTCTATGCCGCCGCCAAACGCTATGCCGCACTCACGCTCGACCTCTGCCGCAACAACCACGATTTTGACGTCGTACACGCGCACGATTGGCTCACCTTCCCCGCAGGCATCGCCGCCTCGCAAGCCCTCTCTCTCCCTCTCGTCGTCCACATCCACTCCACCGAATTCGACCGTGCTGGCGACAACATCAATCAAGCTATCTACGCCATCGAAAAGCAGGGCCTCCACGCCGCCACCGCCATCATCGCGGTCTCGCACCTCACCAAATCCATCGTCTGTAATCGCTACGACATCCCCCCCGAAAAAGTCCACGTCGTCTACAACGGCATCGACAACGGTGTCATCACCCCTATCCAAGCCGCACGCCCACGCACCATCGACCGCAACGATAAAATCGCCCTCTTCCTCGGCCGCATCACCCACCAAAAAGGCCCTGAATACTTCGTCGAAGCCGCTAAAAAAGTTCTCGAGAAGATCGACAACATCAAATTCATCATGGCAGGTTCAGGCGACAAAACCCGTGAAGTCATCGAACTCGCAGCCAAGCACGGCATCGGCAACAAAGTCCTCTTCACAGGCTTCCTACGCGGCAACGACGTCCAGCGCGTCTTCCAAATGGCCGACGTCTACGTCATGCCCTCCGTCTCCGAGCCCTTCGGCATCGCCGCTCTCGAAGCCATTCGGCAAGACGTTCCCGTCATCGTATCCAAAACTTCAGGCGTCGCCGAAGTCGTTCGCCACGCACTCAAAGTCGACTTCTGGGACACCCACGCCATCGCCGATCGCATCGTCAACGTCCTCACCCGCCCACCCCTCGCCGCCGAACTCCGCAAGCACGCCGACCTCGAACTCCGCAAACTCACCTGGGACGGTGCCGCCATCAAAACCACGGAACTTTATACCCAACTCACGCCCACAGCCCTTCATAGTTAA
- a CDS encoding GyrI-like domain-containing protein has product MSNTNAITTKQIPNMTAIAITRKVTIDQISTTAEACVPHLFQVAEAIHATVIGPCEFIYDGYLNDETSSTYLTMALPIQPGPTDGPIDGLSPEIHICQIPACSCATLQHLGSMEDICSTYKAISDHADKENLHLNKAHFREVYHNWVDYSSPNNITEIQVAIAS; this is encoded by the coding sequence ATGTCTAATACAAACGCGATCACTACCAAGCAGATCCCCAACATGACCGCCATCGCCATCACACGCAAGGTGACCATCGATCAGATTTCAACAACGGCTGAAGCCTGTGTGCCTCATCTCTTTCAAGTAGCCGAAGCCATCCACGCGACGGTCATCGGTCCATGCGAATTCATCTACGATGGCTACCTCAACGACGAAACTTCCTCCACTTATCTCACGATGGCACTCCCCATTCAACCCGGCCCCACAGACGGCCCAATCGATGGCCTCTCACCCGAAATACATATCTGTCAGATTCCCGCCTGTTCCTGTGCGACACTCCAGCATCTCGGCTCGATGGAAGATATTTGCTCAACTTATAAAGCGATTTCCGATCACGCCGACAAAGAAAACCTTCACCTCAACAAAGCACATTTTCGTGAGGTTTACCACAACTGGGTCGACTATAGTTCCCCAAACAATATCACTGAAATTCAGGTCGCGATCGCTTCCTGA
- a CDS encoding GyrI-like domain-containing protein, which yields MAQQTSFIIKDTPNYTALCHTRDITFAQIPEVAGEVIPQIWEHALNKLDTCTAGPVVFSYEPSEKPDHIQLTIAIPIVPKDGLELSSSDYQIKHYPPAKVASTEHPGSMTTIGQSWEKLFQSTKEAGLNCECGNGREIYTHWISHESPDNRTEIQALIMD from the coding sequence ATGGCCCAACAAACATCTTTCATCATCAAGGACACGCCAAACTATACCGCCCTTTGTCACACACGTGATATTACTTTCGCTCAGATTCCCGAAGTCGCAGGCGAAGTCATTCCGCAAATCTGGGAGCACGCTCTTAATAAACTCGATACCTGTACCGCAGGCCCTGTTGTTTTTAGTTATGAGCCATCCGAAAAACCAGACCACATACAACTCACTATTGCCATCCCCATAGTTCCCAAGGACGGCCTCGAGCTTAGCTCCAGTGACTATCAAATCAAACACTATCCACCAGCCAAAGTCGCCTCAACAGAACACCCAGGTAGTATGACCACAATCGGCCAATCTTGGGAAAAACTTTTTCAGTCCACCAAAGAAGCTGGCCTGAACTGCGAATGTGGCAATGGTCGTGAAATCTATACGCACTGGATCAGTCATGAATCCCCCGACAACCGCACTGAGATACAAGCACTTATTATGGATTAA
- a CDS encoding class I SAM-dependent methyltransferase — translation MGSLRAAYYRLTDRLYWKAVRLLYPELLNSQYGYADELKRILGEGKVKRWIDLGCGHAFFSPFVAEKNEYRLDLEDVHVVGIDLDADSIGRHEGLNEKVVCDITERLPMGDGGVDLVTLNMVVEHVKDPVGLMREVERVLSEDGEVLIHTPNKWGYTTLGARLLPEVMIAWAAGVLLGRKGEDVYETHYLMNREKDLRKVAEAAGLELAKVEMVNSSGHLAVLPPLMLVELLWLRLIGKVEGLRGMRPCMIARLKKGQACTVKGKSERVAA, via the coding sequence ATGGGATCATTGCGCGCTGCTTATTATCGGTTGACGGATCGGCTTTACTGGAAAGCGGTGCGGTTACTGTATCCGGAGTTGCTGAACAGTCAGTACGGGTATGCGGATGAACTGAAGCGGATATTGGGTGAAGGAAAGGTTAAGCGGTGGATTGATTTGGGGTGCGGACATGCGTTTTTCTCGCCATTTGTTGCGGAGAAAAATGAGTATCGGTTGGATTTGGAGGACGTGCATGTTGTGGGGATTGATCTGGATGCGGATTCGATTGGGCGGCATGAGGGATTGAATGAGAAGGTGGTGTGCGATATTACGGAGAGATTGCCGATGGGAGATGGGGGCGTGGATCTGGTGACGCTGAATATGGTGGTGGAGCATGTGAAGGATCCGGTGGGTTTGATGCGTGAGGTGGAGCGTGTGCTGAGTGAGGATGGGGAGGTGTTGATTCATACGCCGAACAAGTGGGGGTATACAACGTTGGGTGCGCGGTTGTTGCCGGAAGTGATGATTGCGTGGGCGGCGGGTGTGCTGCTGGGAAGAAAAGGTGAGGACGTGTACGAGACTCACTATCTCATGAATAGAGAGAAGGATTTAAGAAAAGTGGCTGAGGCGGCGGGACTGGAACTTGCAAAGGTGGAGATGGTCAACTCGTCGGGGCATTTGGCGGTGTTGCCACCGCTGATGCTGGTGGAGCTGCTATGGCTTCGGTTGATTGGGAAGGTTGAGGGATTGAGGGGGATGCGGCCTTGCATGATTGCGAGGCTGAAAAAGGGGCAGGCTTGTACGGTTAAAGGTAAGAGCGAGCGGGTTGCGGCGTAA
- a CDS encoding TrmH family RNA methyltransferase yields MSHEMKMIEITSRTNPRVKELVRLRNGRKRRAAGVVLAEGVREVSRAVMAGLVMREIYVCETMVGKDDAVKAGVDEILSRVMGREDGVKLFGVNREVMEKVSYVDGPEGLLAIFEAPNWGLDKLVSGAVDGEVPTEGGVYLVCVQMEKPGNVGAMVRTAAAAGVDAVIAANTAGYPVDVLHPNAIRTSTAAVFDLPTVSADEEEVIAWLVENRVRILAATPAGAVDYREADYGKGLEADRGNRGAEGIGGGGGIAIVIGPEDRGLSNMWLEAADKYGGQRVVIPNKSGIVDSLNASNAAAVLMYEAMRQRGE; encoded by the coding sequence ATGAGTCACGAAATGAAGATGATCGAGATCACAAGCAGAACAAATCCTCGGGTTAAGGAATTGGTGAGGTTACGTAATGGGCGGAAGCGTCGTGCGGCGGGCGTGGTGTTAGCTGAGGGGGTGAGAGAGGTCAGCCGCGCTGTGATGGCGGGGTTGGTGATGCGCGAGATATATGTGTGCGAAACGATGGTGGGTAAGGATGATGCGGTGAAAGCTGGCGTTGATGAGATTCTATCACGCGTGATGGGTAGGGAGGATGGGGTGAAGCTGTTTGGGGTGAATCGAGAAGTGATGGAAAAGGTAAGTTATGTGGATGGGCCGGAGGGCCTGCTGGCGATATTCGAAGCACCTAACTGGGGATTAGATAAATTGGTTAGTGGTGCGGTTGATGGTGAAGTGCCAACGGAGGGGGGCGTGTATTTGGTTTGTGTCCAGATGGAGAAGCCGGGGAATGTTGGGGCGATGGTGCGGACTGCTGCGGCAGCGGGTGTTGATGCAGTGATTGCGGCGAATACAGCAGGGTATCCGGTGGATGTGTTACATCCGAATGCGATTCGGACGAGTACGGCGGCGGTGTTTGATTTGCCAACGGTTAGCGCGGATGAGGAAGAGGTGATTGCGTGGTTGGTTGAGAATCGTGTTCGGATTTTGGCGGCAACGCCGGCGGGAGCGGTGGACTATCGCGAAGCAGATTATGGGAAGGGGTTGGAGGCTGATCGCGGGAATCGAGGAGCCGAGGGAATTGGGGGGGGTGGGGGGATTGCGATCGTGATCGGGCCAGAGGATCGAGGCTTATCTAATATGTGGTTAGAAGCTGCGGATAAGTATGGAGGACAAAGGGTGGTGATCCCGAATAAGTCGGGCATTGTGGATTCGTTGAATGCGTCAAACGCGGCAGCGGTCTTGATGTATGAAGCGATGCGGCAGCGAGGGGAGTGA
- a CDS encoding LpxI family protein, with translation MSQAHTASNLASQLPPIGLIAGQGRMPILEVQGIHAAGRQVACIGLAGQYEPDLPDLCDHFAPVGLIRIGQWCKKLRQFGADEAVMIGRVRKSRMYDPLGIFRQLPDFRAAKIWYRVLRHDRRSQTLLSAVANEMQTCGVKLIDSTQYITDHLASEGIMTKRGLTPAQEADIKFAWPILMNMNNLEIGQAIAVKDREVIAVEAMEGTDAMIKRAGKLCRSGNFILLKGPNPGKDMRFDVPTIGLQTIKTLESAGGSCLVVATNQVILADKPRVIEAANKANITVVGI, from the coding sequence ATGTCTCAGGCTCATACCGCCTCCAATTTGGCCTCCCAATTACCCCCCATCGGCCTCATCGCCGGGCAGGGGCGTATGCCCATCCTCGAAGTCCAAGGTATCCACGCCGCAGGCCGCCAAGTCGCCTGTATCGGCCTCGCAGGCCAATACGAGCCCGATCTGCCCGATCTCTGCGATCATTTCGCACCCGTAGGCCTGATCCGCATCGGTCAGTGGTGTAAAAAACTTCGTCAATTCGGTGCCGACGAAGCCGTCATGATCGGCCGCGTTCGCAAATCACGCATGTATGACCCCCTCGGCATTTTTCGGCAACTCCCTGATTTTCGTGCTGCTAAAATCTGGTATCGTGTCCTGAGGCACGATCGTCGGTCGCAAACCCTCCTTTCCGCCGTCGCAAACGAAATGCAAACCTGTGGAGTCAAACTCATCGATTCAACCCAGTACATCACAGACCATCTCGCTTCCGAAGGCATCATGACCAAGCGAGGGCTTACGCCCGCTCAGGAAGCCGACATCAAATTCGCTTGGCCCATCCTCATGAACATGAATAATCTCGAAATCGGCCAAGCCATTGCCGTCAAAGACCGCGAAGTCATCGCCGTCGAAGCGATGGAAGGCACAGATGCCATGATCAAACGCGCAGGCAAGCTCTGCCGCTCCGGCAACTTCATCCTCCTCAAAGGACCCAACCCCGGCAAAGACATGCGCTTCGATGTCCCAACCATCGGCCTCCAAACCATCAAAACCCTCGAATCTGCAGGCGGTTCCTGTCTCGTCGTGGCCACCAACCAAGTCATTCTCGCCGACAAGCCCCGCGTCATTGAAGCCGCCAATAAAGCGAACATCACCGTCGTCGGAATATAA
- a CDS encoding nuclear transport factor 2 family protein codes for MATKMTLTEDLIKQMFKHIENADFDAFFENVHDDVEWTIMGSHAFAGTYKGKKVFRSGAYVPVNKDVKDGAMLHVERVYLDENVAVVEMVSLPTDFKHKTMSNTYCWVMEFDDDLKVFKVRAYVDPALMHKMMVESCS; via the coding sequence ATGGCAACAAAGATGACACTGACAGAAGATCTTATAAAACAGATGTTTAAGCATATCGAGAATGCAGATTTTGACGCGTTCTTTGAGAACGTCCATGACGATGTGGAATGGACGATTATGGGTTCGCACGCATTTGCGGGGACTTACAAGGGAAAGAAGGTTTTTCGCAGTGGCGCGTACGTACCTGTAAATAAAGATGTTAAAGATGGTGCGATGCTGCATGTCGAACGTGTTTATCTGGATGAGAATGTTGCAGTGGTTGAGATGGTATCGTTGCCGACGGATTTTAAGCACAAGACCATGAGCAATACTTATTGCTGGGTGATGGAGTTTGATGACGATCTAAAAGTTTTCAAAGTGAGAGCTTATGTTGATCCTGCATTGATGCATAAGATGATGGTTGAGTCTTGTTCGTAG
- the lexA gene encoding transcriptional repressor LexA: MPLSRRVSMNLTPRQLQILTKIRDYRVTKGYSPTMQQLANDLGVSKVTVFEHVEALIKKGALQRDANKARSLRLSPNLQLPDESKKTRLPLVGTIAAGIPIEAVEQREHLDLEELFTSGHVHGDNTFVLRVRGESMIDEHIQDGDYVVCQRRNTARNGETVVAIVDNDEATLKTLFHEKSGQIRLQPANDNFEPIIVDPNRIQIQGTVIGVIRTY; the protein is encoded by the coding sequence CTGCCGCTATCGAGGAGAGTCTCAATGAATCTCACGCCAAGACAGCTTCAAATCCTCACCAAAATTCGGGATTATCGCGTGACCAAGGGTTATTCCCCAACAATGCAGCAACTCGCCAACGATCTGGGGGTCTCCAAGGTCACAGTATTCGAACACGTCGAAGCACTCATCAAAAAAGGCGCGCTGCAACGCGATGCCAACAAGGCTCGCTCTTTGAGGCTTTCCCCAAATCTGCAGTTGCCTGATGAATCCAAGAAAACGCGACTTCCCTTGGTTGGCACGATTGCCGCAGGTATCCCAATCGAAGCGGTCGAGCAGCGTGAACACCTCGATCTTGAGGAACTCTTCACTTCAGGTCATGTTCATGGCGACAATACCTTCGTCCTCCGCGTACGTGGTGAATCAATGATCGATGAACACATCCAGGACGGTGACTACGTTGTTTGTCAGCGACGTAATACGGCTCGTAACGGGGAAACTGTCGTTGCCATCGTTGATAACGATGAAGCAACGCTGAAAACACTATTCCACGAAAAATCAGGTCAAATCCGACTTCAGCCTGCAAACGATAATTTCGAACCCATTATCGTCGATCCAAACCGTATTCAGATCCAAGGCACGGTCATCGGCGTCATTCGTACATACTGA